In Motilibacter rhizosphaerae, one DNA window encodes the following:
- a CDS encoding class I SAM-dependent methyltransferase yields MTTNDQDELARLLSEEAWDERYSEHSGAMWSGEPNPALVAEVRGLPPGKALDAGCGEGGDAIWLAQRGWEVTGVDLSSVALDKAAAAAAPRGVQVTWQHLDPVASPLPAATYDLVTSSYVHLPEEQRRALHANLAQAVVPGGTLLLVQHHPSFAHGNDHPLAQYGLLLTPEQLADDLDPEQWEVVVCAVRERAHVHAGDHPVLDSVLRARKRVG; encoded by the coding sequence ATGACGACGAACGACCAGGACGAGCTCGCCCGCCTGCTCAGCGAGGAGGCGTGGGACGAGCGCTACAGCGAGCACTCCGGGGCCATGTGGAGCGGTGAGCCGAACCCTGCGCTCGTCGCGGAGGTCCGCGGCCTCCCTCCGGGCAAGGCTCTCGACGCCGGCTGCGGCGAGGGCGGCGACGCGATCTGGCTGGCGCAGCGCGGGTGGGAGGTCACCGGCGTCGACCTCTCGTCGGTGGCCCTCGACAAGGCCGCAGCAGCAGCGGCTCCTCGCGGAGTGCAGGTCACCTGGCAGCACCTCGACCCGGTCGCCTCACCGCTGCCGGCCGCGACGTACGACCTGGTGACGAGCTCCTACGTGCACCTCCCCGAGGAGCAGCGCAGGGCACTGCACGCCAACCTCGCCCAGGCCGTCGTCCCCGGTGGCACACTGCTCCTCGTCCAGCACCATCCCTCGTTCGCGCACGGCAACGACCACCCGCTCGCGCAGTACGGGCTGCTGCTCACCCCGGAGCAGCTGGCGGACGACCTCGACCCGGAGCAGTGGGAGGTCGTCGTCTGCGCCGTGCGCGAGCGCGCGCACGTCCACGCGGGTGACCACCCGGTCCTCGACAGCGTCCTGCGGGCCCGCAAGCGCGTCGGCTAG
- a CDS encoding DeoR family transcriptional regulator, protein MPADDPLLPELRRRQIVRWLEREDAVTTRALAVHLGVSDLTIRRDLELLDREGALCRVHGGALSLRLAPLAPDRP, encoded by the coding sequence GTGCCTGCTGACGATCCGCTCCTGCCCGAGCTCCGCCGCCGCCAGATCGTGCGGTGGCTGGAGCGCGAGGACGCGGTCACCACGCGCGCCCTCGCGGTCCACCTCGGCGTCTCCGACCTCACGATCCGGCGCGACCTCGAGCTGCTCGACCGCGAGGGCGCGCTGTGCCGCGTGCACGGAGGGGCGCTCTCCCTGCGGCTCGCGCCGCTCGCACCCGACCGTCCCTAG
- a CDS encoding LacI family DNA-binding transcriptional regulator has product MPKQPDARLKDVAARAGVSIKTVSNVVNDYPYVSDRTRQRVQEAIAELGYQPNAAARQLRRGKSDLIALAVPELSIPYFAELAHHVVQAAAERGWTVLVDETGGFAEREREAALGISANLIDGLLLSPLALSDEEISVHAARTPLVLLGERVSPGLADHVAIDNTAAAREAVEHLLDRGRKRIAVIGSQRGERGRTAELRLQGFEEALAARGLSPDPKLVVPAEEWHRADGAAAVRRLLSRRKKVDAIFCLNDLLALGALRGLQEAGLRVPEDVAVVGFDDIEETRYSSPSLSTVSPDKASLARTALSLLAERIAGGGDIPPRAVFVDHSVQVRESS; this is encoded by the coding sequence GTGCCCAAGCAGCCGGACGCACGGTTGAAGGACGTCGCTGCGCGCGCGGGCGTGTCGATCAAGACGGTCTCCAACGTCGTCAACGACTACCCCTACGTCTCCGACAGGACGCGGCAGCGCGTGCAGGAGGCGATCGCCGAGCTCGGCTACCAGCCCAACGCGGCCGCCCGCCAGCTGCGGCGCGGGAAGTCGGACCTCATCGCGCTCGCCGTGCCCGAGCTGAGCATCCCCTACTTCGCCGAGCTGGCGCACCACGTGGTGCAGGCCGCAGCGGAGCGGGGCTGGACGGTGCTCGTCGACGAGACGGGCGGCTTCGCCGAGCGGGAGCGCGAGGCTGCGCTCGGCATCTCCGCGAACCTCATCGACGGTCTGCTGCTGAGCCCGCTGGCGCTCTCCGACGAGGAGATCAGCGTGCACGCGGCGCGGACGCCGCTCGTGCTGCTCGGGGAGCGGGTGAGCCCCGGCCTGGCGGACCACGTGGCGATCGACAACACGGCGGCGGCACGGGAAGCGGTGGAGCACCTGCTCGACCGCGGCCGCAAGCGGATCGCCGTCATCGGGTCGCAGCGCGGCGAGCGCGGCCGGACGGCGGAGCTGCGCCTGCAGGGCTTCGAGGAGGCCCTGGCCGCTCGCGGACTCTCCCCGGACCCCAAGCTCGTGGTGCCGGCGGAGGAGTGGCACCGCGCCGACGGCGCCGCGGCCGTGCGCCGGCTGCTCAGCCGCCGCAAGAAGGTCGACGCGATCTTCTGCCTCAACGACCTGCTGGCCCTCGGTGCGCTCCGCGGGCTGCAGGAGGCGGGGTTGCGCGTCCCCGAGGACGTGGCCGTCGTGGGCTTCGACGACATCGAGGAGACGCGCTACAGCTCGCCCTCGCTGTCCACCGTGTCGCCGGACAAGGCGTCGCTGGCGCGTACGGCGCTCAGCCTGCTCGCCGAGCGGATCGCCGGCGGCGGGGACATCCCGCCCCGCGCGGTCTTCGTCGACCACTCGGTCCAGGTGCGCGAGAGCAGCTGA